In Anaerolineales bacterium, a genomic segment contains:
- the murJ gene encoding murein biosynthesis integral membrane protein MurJ: MALSRNVRIASLILAASFLLSALLGMVRQAIIGAAFGAGADLDAFYAAYRIPEMLFTLVVGGALGSAFIPVFSRFWGQDDQTSAWRLARAVLTYVTLVATVVAGLAILIAPLITATILIPQAPAAQQALTSDLMRIILLTVVIFSLSGLMMGILNANHHFVAPALAPSLNNIGMIVGAVFLTRAMGVYGLAWGAVLGALLHFGVQLPALSRVASAMRPFVSFDWHAPGLREVLILMIPRLIGSAAVQINFVVNTALASGLETGSLTWITVAFSLMFVTLGVIGQSVGTAIFPTLSRLGAKDDLSDFRAALSGALQNVLFTAIPAGVGVFLMAYPLVATIYQRGEWSSFDSEQTAAALAIFAIGLPAFALQEILARAFFALRDTLTPVIVAVVGMLINVALSLTLVAFIQTMPSSGLGGIAAPKPFVGLALANVIATYLETAALWLFLRRRIGVVGGGNMWSGVLRASVAAAVMGGIVYAVRNTLPTTERYTVTLLIGGGVGSVVYGAGMFLLGAPEMQRLVGVVLRRRGNRG, from the coding sequence ATGGCACTTTCTCGGAACGTTCGGATCGCCTCGCTCATCCTTGCCGCCTCGTTTCTCCTAAGCGCCTTGTTGGGGATGGTGCGTCAGGCAATCATTGGGGCAGCCTTTGGCGCAGGGGCAGACCTAGACGCTTTTTACGCCGCTTACCGCATCCCTGAAATGCTGTTTACCCTCGTCGTGGGTGGGGCGTTGGGGTCAGCGTTCATCCCCGTCTTTAGCCGCTTTTGGGGGCAGGATGATCAGACAAGCGCTTGGCGCTTGGCGCGGGCGGTGCTAACCTACGTCACCCTCGTGGCTACCGTAGTGGCAGGGCTTGCCATTCTGATTGCCCCCCTGATCACAGCGACGATCCTGATTCCCCAAGCTCCCGCCGCACAGCAAGCACTGACCAGCGATCTGATGCGCATCATTTTGCTGACGGTGGTCATCTTCAGCCTAAGCGGATTGATGATGGGGATTCTGAATGCGAATCACCATTTCGTTGCGCCGGCGCTTGCCCCTAGCCTGAACAACATCGGGATGATTGTGGGGGCGGTCTTTTTGACACGGGCGATGGGCGTCTATGGCTTGGCGTGGGGGGCGGTCTTAGGGGCGCTTCTTCATTTTGGCGTTCAACTTCCAGCGCTCAGCCGTGTTGCCAGCGCCATGCGTCCGTTTGTCTCCTTTGATTGGCACGCCCCCGGTCTGCGTGAGGTCTTGATCCTGATGATCCCCCGCCTCATTGGGTCAGCGGCGGTGCAGATCAATTTTGTGGTGAACACTGCCCTCGCCTCTGGGTTGGAAACGGGCAGCCTGACGTGGATCACGGTTGCCTTCAGTTTGATGTTCGTCACCCTCGGTGTGATTGGGCAAAGCGTGGGGACGGCAATCTTTCCCACCCTTTCGCGCTTGGGGGCGAAAGACGACCTCAGCGACTTTCGGGCGGCGCTCAGCGGGGCGCTCCAAAATGTCCTGTTCACGGCGATTCCAGCGGGCGTAGGGGTGTTCCTCATGGCGTATCCACTGGTGGCAACCATTTACCAGCGAGGGGAGTGGTCCTCCTTTGATTCTGAGCAAACGGCGGCGGCGTTGGCGATTTTTGCCATAGGGCTGCCTGCCTTTGCCTTGCAAGAAATCCTCGCCCGCGCCTTTTTTGCCCTCCGTGACACGCTGACTCCCGTGATTGTCGCCGTCGTGGGGATGCTGATCAACGTTGCCCTCAGTCTAACGTTGGTGGCGTTCATTCAAACCATGCCGAGCAGCGGTTTGGGGGGTATCGCCGCGCCAAAGCCCTTCGTTGGGTTGGCATTGGCAAACGTAATCGCCACCTACCTTGAAACGGCTGCCCTCTGGCTGTTCCTCCGACGGCGAATCGGGGTGGTGGGCGGCGGGAATATGTGGAGCGGCGTGCTGCGGGCGTCTGTGGCGGCGGCGGTCATGGGCGGGATCGTTTACGCCGTGCGGAACACCCTCCCCACGACGGAGCGCTACACGGTGACTCTCCTCATCGGTGGGGGTGTGGGGAGCGTTGTCTATGGGGCGGGCATGTTCCTCTTGGGTGCGCCAGAGATGCAGCGGCTTGTAGGGGTTGTCCTACGGCGGCGAGGAAATCGGGGGTAA
- a CDS encoding ABC transporter permease, producing the protein MTETPITLAKQPPLPTTIIRPSTGWVSLKLAELWQYRELLYFLIWRDVKVRYKQTVIGAAWAIIQPFMTMVVFSLFFGQLAQIPSDGVPYPVFSFAALVPWTFFATGLTGASNSLVGSANLIKKIYFPRLIIPLSTVFAGFVDFFLAFAVLLLMMLGFGIIPTGNVIWLPVFLLLALITSLGVGLWLSAMNVQFRDVRYIVPFLTQFWLFATPIAYPSTLIKNDLLRAIYGLNPMTGVVEGFRWALLGTNTAPGGIIIVSTLTALILLVSGAFYFRRMEKNFADVV; encoded by the coding sequence ATGACCGAAACTCCCATCACCCTTGCCAAACAACCACCCTTACCAACAACAATTATCCGCCCTTCAACAGGATGGGTGTCCCTTAAACTGGCTGAATTGTGGCAGTACCGTGAACTGCTCTATTTCCTGATCTGGCGCGATGTCAAAGTCCGCTATAAGCAGACCGTGATCGGCGCAGCATGGGCGATCATCCAGCCTTTCATGACGATGGTCGTCTTTAGTCTATTTTTTGGGCAGTTGGCACAAATCCCTTCTGATGGCGTTCCTTACCCTGTTTTCAGCTTTGCCGCCCTCGTCCCCTGGACGTTTTTCGCCACAGGCTTGACCGGCGCATCGAACAGCCTTGTGGGGAGCGCCAACCTGATCAAGAAAATTTACTTTCCACGCCTTATCATCCCGCTTTCGACGGTCTTTGCCGGCTTTGTCGATTTTTTCCTCGCCTTCGCCGTCTTACTCCTCATGATGCTCGGCTTTGGGATAATCCCCACAGGGAATGTCATTTGGCTGCCGGTGTTTCTCCTCTTGGCACTGATCACCTCTTTAGGCGTGGGGCTGTGGCTCTCGGCAATGAACGTTCAATTTCGGGATGTGCGCTATATCGTCCCCTTCCTCACCCAGTTTTGGCTTTTTGCCACCCCCATTGCCTACCCTAGCACGCTGATCAAAAACGACCTACTGCGGGCAATCTACGGACTCAACCCCATGACCGGTGTCGTGGAAGGCTTTCGGTGGGCGCTTTTGGGAACGAACACCGCACCGGGCGGGATCATCATCGTCTCTACACTGACGGCGCTCATCTTGCTGGTGAGCGGCGCATTCTACTTTCGACGAATGGAAAAAAACTTTGCAGATGTGGTGTAA
- a CDS encoding ABC transporter ATP-binding protein: MTDLAVRVRDLGKQYRIGKAESYGSFREVLTRTFTAPFRRMGSLLRGNAAVDNFTETMWALRHVSFDIKQGEIVGVIGHNGAGKSTLLKILSSITEPTEGQVELYGRIGALLEVGTGFHPELTGRENIYLNGAILGMSRAEIQRKFDEIVAFAEVEKFIDTPVKHYSTGMGLRLGFAVAVHLEPEILVVDEVLAVGDAQFQKKCLDKMSEIGRGGRTILFVSHNMSAMRNICTEGILLGRGEVLAIGKIDEVVDGYIAGVTPSVDQFTTLSTPSFLIPRVAITSGGEPLLKTFAPLDIQITLTAKTEVLQLGCYVGVRTPDGFRLFGLDLEDFQTIPPIKEEESVTIGFSIPENLLLPGSYQLEIKLKDRVQHKFERVPQYISFEVVDTPIYGGRKLDTWSGYIALKPRVTVTAAQQALSEPSAQPI, translated from the coding sequence ATGACCGATCTAGCTGTTCGCGTTCGGGATTTGGGCAAACAATATCGGATTGGTAAAGCCGAGTCCTATGGCAGCTTTCGGGAGGTCTTAACCCGCACATTCACCGCCCCCTTTCGGCGGATGGGGAGCTTGCTGCGCGGCAATGCTGCCGTCGATAACTTCACCGAGACGATGTGGGCACTCCGCCATGTCTCTTTTGATATCAAGCAAGGGGAAATCGTCGGCGTCATCGGACACAACGGCGCGGGGAAAAGCACTCTATTGAAGATTCTTTCGAGCATCACCGAACCCACCGAGGGACAGGTTGAGCTTTATGGGCGCATTGGGGCGCTGCTAGAAGTGGGGACGGGTTTTCATCCCGAACTGACCGGACGGGAAAACATCTACCTCAACGGTGCAATTCTGGGCATGTCCCGCGCCGAAATTCAACGCAAGTTCGATGAGATCGTCGCCTTTGCCGAGGTTGAGAAATTCATTGATACCCCCGTCAAACATTATTCAACGGGGATGGGCTTGCGCTTGGGCTTTGCCGTCGCCGTTCATCTTGAGCCAGAAATCCTTGTCGTTGATGAGGTCTTGGCGGTAGGCGACGCCCAATTCCAGAAAAAGTGCTTGGATAAAATGTCCGAGATCGGGCGCGGCGGGCGGACGATCCTCTTTGTCAGTCATAACATGTCGGCAATGCGCAACATCTGTACCGAGGGGATTCTCTTAGGGCGTGGCGAAGTTCTGGCGATAGGCAAGATAGACGAGGTCGTTGATGGCTACATTGCTGGTGTCACACCATCGGTAGACCAATTCACCACCCTCTCTACGCCGTCGTTCCTTATCCCCCGTGTGGCGATCACTTCTGGGGGCGAGCCGCTCTTGAAGACGTTTGCCCCGTTGGACATTCAGATCACACTCACCGCCAAAACTGAGGTTCTTCAACTGGGCTGCTACGTGGGGGTGCGCACCCCCGATGGCTTTCGTCTCTTTGGCTTGGATTTGGAAGATTTCCAAACCATCCCCCCTATCAAGGAAGAGGAGAGCGTCACCATTGGCTTTTCCATCCCCGAAAACCTACTCCTTCCGGGCAGCTACCAACTGGAGATAAAACTCAAAGATCGTGTTCAACATAAATTTGAGCGCGTACCACAGTACATCAGCTTTGAGGTTGTTGACACGCCCATTTATGGCGGGCGCAAACTGGACACTTGGTCGGGCTATATCGCCCTGAAACCGCGTGTGACGGTCACCGCTGCTCAGCAAGCACTCTCTGAACCATCTGCCCAACCTATCTGA
- a CDS encoding FkbM family methyltransferase, protein MTPFRDRLSLRTRFYLRYARNLFSPSGRQQNRRYRQSWAWYMAHFSALAAGKDLQTTIYDNFSFVAHPNDESVGRIVFLSHDWAPDEGRVMAQVVTAGMTVLDIGANIGAHTLRLARAVGERGQVHAFEPSAAAAYLQRNVTMNGLVQVTVNAAALGETPGTLRLARTIPGAEAFSSIGKPYAEGVSSGYMDVPCLTLDDYTVQKGITQISFAKMDVEGAEVGVLRGASRLLKTRAVAVWLFEINQPCLTNAGVSAGDLLALFQGAGYRLYHLHEDGTLSPFDPSTVPKSCNAVAALPEAAPSLSVLIR, encoded by the coding sequence ATGACTCCCTTTCGGGATCGCCTCAGCCTGCGGACGCGGTTTTACCTTCGCTATGCCCGCAACCTGTTCAGCCCCAGCGGACGCCAGCAAAACCGCCGCTATCGCCAGTCGTGGGCGTGGTATATGGCGCATTTCAGCGCCCTTGCCGCCGGAAAAGACCTTCAGACGACCATCTACGATAACTTCTCGTTTGTTGCCCATCCCAACGATGAATCCGTTGGGCGCATCGTTTTTCTGAGCCATGATTGGGCGCCCGATGAAGGGCGCGTCATGGCGCAGGTCGTCACAGCCGGAATGACCGTCTTGGATATTGGGGCGAACATCGGGGCGCACACGCTGCGCTTGGCGCGGGCGGTGGGGGAACGCGGACAAGTTCACGCCTTTGAACCCTCAGCCGCCGCTGCCTACTTGCAGCGCAACGTGACGATGAACGGCTTGGTGCAAGTCACCGTGAACGCCGCCGCGCTTGGCGAAACCCCCGGTACACTGCGCCTTGCCCGCACTATCCCGGGCGCAGAGGCGTTCAGCAGCATCGGGAAACCCTATGCCGAAGGCGTCTCAAGCGGCTACATGGATGTCCCTTGTCTCACCCTTGATGATTACACCGTCCAAAAGGGAATCACCCAGATCAGCTTTGCCAAGATGGATGTGGAAGGCGCAGAGGTTGGCGTCCTGCGGGGGGCAAGCCGCCTCTTAAAAACAAGGGCTGTCGCCGTTTGGCTCTTTGAGATCAACCAACCCTGCCTGACGAATGCCGGAGTCTCTGCAGGCGACCTTCTGGCATTGTTTCAAGGCGCGGGTTACAGGCTCTATCACCTTCACGAGGACGGCACACTCAGCCCCTTTGATCCCTCAACAGTTCCCAAATCGTGCAATGCGGTAGCGGCACTGCCAGAAGCAGCCCCATCCCTCTCCGTCTTGATACGTTGA
- a CDS encoding FkbM family methyltransferase produces MPTLLQTVRATLNRLLAPMDFRLERISEITRLRHRYVDNPSIFAQALAGKRAPQVIDIGASVGTTVAYTLAAAPDAEIYAFEPQPALSEALHARFGANPHVHIFSMGVGSQSGTLPFTIAKTHSTSSFLPPSAYGRQALSKHVAPDLHLDVPVITLDSWYESLVNPPAAFDLIKIDTQGYEAHVIQGGTNVLARSTYIILEAAFRPLYEGQPVVGDICQMMRDRAFEIAFVRAGTANQTNGELWEVDILFKRTAAAKG; encoded by the coding sequence ATGCCGACCCTTTTACAGACAGTCCGTGCCACCCTTAACCGTCTCTTAGCGCCGATGGATTTTCGCCTCGAACGCATCTCAGAGATCACAAGACTCCGACATCGCTATGTCGACAACCCCTCCATCTTTGCCCAAGCGCTGGCGGGCAAACGCGCCCCACAGGTGATCGATATTGGTGCGTCTGTCGGGACGACCGTCGCTTACACCCTTGCCGCCGCCCCCGATGCCGAAATCTATGCCTTTGAGCCACAGCCCGCGCTCAGCGAAGCGCTGCACGCCCGCTTTGGTGCAAATCCCCACGTCCATATCTTTTCGATGGGCGTTGGCAGCCAGTCAGGGACGCTCCCCTTCACCATCGCTAAGACTCATTCTACATCCTCGTTTCTGCCACCAAGCGCCTATGGCAGGCAGGCATTGTCGAAGCATGTTGCCCCCGACCTCCATCTTGATGTTCCAGTGATCACCCTCGATTCATGGTATGAGTCGCTGGTAAACCCGCCGGCTGCCTTTGACCTGATCAAGATCGATACACAAGGCTACGAAGCGCACGTCATTCAAGGGGGGACGAACGTTTTGGCACGGTCAACCTATATCATTTTAGAAGCAGCATTTCGCCCCTTATATGAAGGGCAACCCGTCGTAGGTGATATCTGCCAGATGATGCGTGACCGCGCCTTCGAGATCGCTTTTGTGCGGGCGGGGACGGCAAACCAAACGAACGGTGAATTGTGGGAAGTTGATATTTTATTCAAACGGACAGCCGCCGCCAAAGGATGA
- the acpP gene encoding acyl carrier protein — protein MATTEDRVRDIIVELLGVDAAKIVPAAKFKEDLEADSLDLVELIMKIEEEFGGEISDEEAQKITTVGEAITYIDTRMK, from the coding sequence ATGGCGACTACGGAAGATCGTGTGCGGGATATTATCGTTGAATTGCTCGGTGTGGATGCTGCCAAAATTGTGCCAGCGGCAAAATTTAAGGAAGACCTTGAAGCCGATTCGCTTGATCTCGTGGAATTGATCATGAAGATCGAAGAAGAATTTGGCGGCGAAATCTCTGACGAAGAGGCACAGAAAATCACCACGGTTGGCGAAGCAATCACCTATATCGATACGCGGATGAAGTAA
- a CDS encoding PQQ-dependent sugar dehydrogenase: MTLSPITLLRLSLFTIIAFGMLLFLTPSSAAQTPPSQLTPAVTRVPPDAMSYFWEQIATNLDRPILLTHAGDGSKRLFVAEQGGTIMILKGGAMLPIPFLDLSATTGDEAMRGGYTERGLLGLAFSPDFSKTGVFFVNYTLNNGGETILARYTVRRDDPNQADPASATILLRIPQPHDNHNGGHLAFGRDGYLYMATGDGGGMGDPERNGQKTDTLHGKLLRLDVSDLSATAYAIPPTNPFVGNPAYAPEIWALGLRNPWRYSMDRYTGDLYIADVGQWQKEEINYQAASSTGGENYGWNVQEGDQRYDGENALPDAPDPALLATFTAPVAVYDHSFGCSVTGGYVYRGRSLPALWGVYLYGDYCNGRLWTLYQNPDGVWVNTLFMETGKQITSFGEDESGELYLVDYKGAVYRLSLK, encoded by the coding sequence ATGACCCTGAGTCCGATCACGCTGCTCCGGTTAAGCCTGTTCACAATCATCGCCTTCGGTATGCTGTTGTTTCTTACCCCCTCATCGGCTGCCCAAACACCGCCTTCCCAGCTCACCCCCGCCGTCACCCGCGTCCCGCCCGACGCCATGTCCTATTTTTGGGAGCAGATCGCCACTAACCTTGACCGCCCGATCTTGCTAACCCACGCGGGCGATGGCTCAAAACGTTTGTTTGTTGCCGAACAGGGCGGCACAATCATGATCCTTAAGGGCGGTGCGATGCTTCCCATCCCCTTTCTTGATCTCTCCGCCACAACAGGCGATGAAGCGATGCGCGGTGGCTATACCGAACGCGGCTTGCTAGGGCTTGCCTTTTCCCCTGATTTTTCTAAAACAGGGGTTTTCTTCGTCAATTACACTCTGAACAATGGGGGGGAAACCATCCTCGCCCGCTACACCGTCCGCCGCGATGACCCCAATCAGGCAGACCCCGCCAGCGCCACAATCCTGCTCAGGATTCCCCAACCCCACGATAATCACAACGGCGGACACCTCGCCTTTGGGCGCGATGGCTACCTTTACATGGCGACGGGCGATGGCGGTGGCATGGGCGACCCTGAGCGAAACGGGCAAAAGACTGACACCCTTCATGGCAAACTGCTCCGCCTTGATGTCAGCGACCTAAGCGCCACCGCCTATGCCATTCCGCCAACAAACCCCTTCGTCGGCAATCCTGCTTACGCCCCCGAAATTTGGGCGCTTGGCTTGCGCAACCCCTGGCGCTACAGCATGGATCGTTACACGGGTGATCTTTACATTGCCGATGTGGGGCAGTGGCAAAAAGAGGAGATCAACTACCAAGCGGCAAGCAGCACTGGCGGGGAAAATTATGGGTGGAACGTCCAAGAAGGCGATCAACGCTACGACGGCGAAAATGCCCTCCCCGATGCGCCCGATCCCGCCTTGCTTGCCACCTTCACCGCGCCGGTTGCTGTCTACGATCACAGCTTCGGCTGCTCGGTGACGGGCGGTTATGTTTATCGGGGGCGCTCGCTGCCCGCCCTGTGGGGGGTCTACCTTTACGGGGATTACTGCAACGGGCGACTCTGGACGCTTTACCAAAACCCAGACGGGGTGTGGGTAAACACCCTCTTTATGGAGACGGGCAAGCAGATCACCAGCTTTGGCGAGGATGAAAGCGGCGAACTCTACCTTGTCGATTACAAGGGCGCGGTCTACCGCCTCAGCCTGAAATAA
- a CDS encoding serine/threonine protein kinase, with amino-acid sequence MTASVETTTTTHITSPAFLTFGRVLWGILAVISLGVSIQLYQAIFAHFETSSPAVREALAALRLTPQVYGGIFVAMMIIVSGGFFLVGVIIFRVRSHDRMGLLVALNFVTFGIVSIVRFQILLMIDPAAVASPFLTFVKVVGWCTSIPMGMMYPTGRFAPRWTAYAAAFSVLCFGAWAVAQDAFPEMFLQQGGSLTYLVPGLFISLWSLTLAVQIHRYRVIFTPTQRQQTKWVVLALMIALLANAPCLLITIFFPAVLEPTPLGLGFNLIVAACHLTLVTLPISVAIALFRYRLWDVDFVINRSLVYGAVTVIVLLAFIGGALLIRIILGEGQSELALILAAVGAAVLFTPVRQAAQHFVDRRLYGLRFDLSDVAHAQHLPEVKNPGALSGRKLGIYQTLDVIGKGGMGEVYKGITTDQLVALKILPLENARQEEFRARFEREAETMRSLDHPHIVKLYDAGDSGGVRYLALEFVDGVTLADYLDRIGALTLETTCAILKPIAEALDYAHAQGIVHRDIKVSNIMLRGGFDTPTPSPVLMDFGIAKVGGAATRYTGTGMIGTVEYLAPEQIIAAREVDHRADIYALGVVVFEMLTGRLPFSGNSGQVLFAHLGQPPPNPRLYKPNLSHRVARVVMRALAKAPEDRYQSAGAFATAFAESEADVVNVVITIEGDS; translated from the coding sequence ATGACCGCCAGCGTTGAGACGACAACAACCACCCACATTACCAGCCCCGCTTTTCTGACCTTCGGACGAGTCCTGTGGGGCATCCTCGCGGTGATCAGCCTCGGTGTCTCTATCCAGCTTTATCAGGCGATCTTCGCCCATTTTGAGACGTCCTCGCCCGCTGTACGGGAGGCGCTGGCGGCGCTCCGCCTCACCCCACAGGTTTATGGCGGGATATTTGTCGCCATGATGATCATCGTTTCGGGGGGGTTTTTCCTTGTGGGGGTGATCATCTTCCGCGTCCGTTCGCATGATCGGATGGGTCTGCTGGTGGCACTTAATTTTGTCACCTTTGGTATTGTGAGCATCGTCCGCTTCCAAATCCTGCTCATGATTGATCCGGCGGCGGTGGCAAGCCCCTTTCTCACCTTTGTAAAAGTTGTCGGTTGGTGTACTAGTATCCCGATGGGCATGATGTACCCCACCGGGCGCTTTGCCCCCCGCTGGACGGCGTATGCTGCCGCTTTCAGTGTGCTGTGTTTTGGGGCGTGGGCAGTTGCTCAAGATGCTTTCCCAGAGATGTTCCTTCAGCAAGGTGGCTCACTCACTTATCTTGTTCCGGGGTTGTTCATCAGCTTGTGGTCGCTCACCCTCGCTGTTCAAATCCATCGCTATCGGGTAATTTTCACACCCACACAGCGTCAACAGACAAAGTGGGTTGTCCTCGCTCTGATGATCGCCCTACTCGCCAATGCGCCCTGTTTGTTGATCACCATCTTTTTCCCTGCTGTTCTAGAGCCAACCCCGCTTGGCTTGGGCTTCAACCTGATTGTCGCCGCCTGCCACCTGACCCTTGTGACGCTTCCCATTTCTGTTGCCATTGCCTTGTTCCGCTACCGCCTGTGGGATGTGGACTTTGTGATCAACCGCTCGCTTGTCTACGGCGCGGTGACGGTGATCGTCCTTCTGGCATTTATCGGTGGGGCGCTGCTCATCCGCATCATCCTCGGTGAGGGGCAGTCCGAATTGGCGCTCATCCTTGCGGCGGTGGGCGCCGCCGTCCTGTTCACCCCCGTCCGCCAAGCGGCGCAGCATTTCGTAGATCGTCGTTTGTACGGGCTGCGCTTCGATCTCTCCGATGTTGCCCACGCCCAACACCTCCCAGAAGTCAAAAATCCGGGGGCGCTCAGCGGACGCAAACTGGGCATTTACCAGACTCTTGATGTCATTGGCAAAGGCGGCATGGGCGAAGTCTATAAAGGAATCACCACCGATCAACTCGTCGCCTTGAAGATTCTCCCGCTCGAAAATGCCCGCCAAGAGGAATTCCGCGCCCGTTTTGAGCGCGAAGCGGAGACGATGCGTTCCCTTGATCACCCCCATATCGTCAAACTGTACGATGCGGGCGACAGCGGTGGGGTGCGTTACCTTGCCCTCGAATTTGTCGATGGCGTCACTCTTGCCGATTATCTAGACCGGATTGGCGCACTCACCCTAGAAACCACCTGTGCCATTCTGAAACCGATTGCCGAGGCGCTCGATTATGCCCATGCGCAAGGCATTGTTCACCGTGATATTAAAGTCTCTAACATCATGCTGCGCGGTGGGTTCGATACCCCCACGCCCTCCCCTGTCCTCATGGATTTCGGAATCGCCAAAGTAGGCGGGGCAGCCACCCGTTACACGGGAACGGGGATGATCGGCACGGTAGAATACCTTGCCCCCGAACAGATCATTGCCGCACGGGAGGTGGATCATCGTGCCGATATTTACGCGCTAGGCGTCGTCGTCTTTGAAATGCTCACCGGGCGCTTGCCCTTTTCGGGGAACTCTGGGCAAGTCTTATTTGCCCACCTCGGACAGCCTCCCCCCAACCCCCGCCTCTATAAGCCGAACCTCAGTCATCGCGTGGCGCGGGTGGTCATGCGGGCGCTGGCGAAAGCGCCAGAAGATCGCTACCAAAGTGCGGGGGCGTTTGCCACTGCCTTTGCCGAAAGTGAAGCGGATGTGGTCAATGTCGTAATCACCATCGAGGGGGATTCGTGA
- a CDS encoding class I SAM-dependent methyltransferase → MDRSLLVRLMGFPATLLHGDTLVLDRWLWLRRRLPYVGAGERLIDLGCGSGAFTIGAAKRGYHALGVSWDERNQQVAAERAALCHAPTATFTLGDLRELDQRTEWHAAFEVALCSEVIEHLGDDRRLMTAVAACLKPGGRLLLTTPNYAFRYITRGDLHPYPVVEDGGHMRRGYTPEMLRELCDHAGLRLESVGYCSGILSQQITRGFRHLSRRHELIGWGATFPLRALPPLADRALTWLSGYPYHTICLIAYKPRF, encoded by the coding sequence ATGGATCGTTCCCTTCTGGTGCGTCTCATGGGCTTTCCGGCGACGCTCCTGCACGGCGATACACTTGTGTTGGATCGCTGGCTGTGGCTGCGGCGGCGTCTGCCCTATGTGGGGGCGGGGGAGCGCCTGATCGACCTCGGCTGTGGGTCGGGCGCGTTCACCATTGGCGCGGCAAAACGCGGCTATCACGCTCTCGGCGTCAGTTGGGACGAGCGGAATCAGCAGGTGGCGGCAGAACGGGCGGCGCTCTGCCATGCTCCCACCGCCACCTTCACCCTCGGTGATCTGCGCGAGCTTGACCAGCGAACGGAATGGCATGCCGCCTTTGAGGTCGCCCTCTGCTCAGAGGTGATTGAGCATCTGGGCGATGATCGCCGTCTGATGACCGCCGTTGCCGCCTGCCTGAAACCGGGCGGGCGCTTGCTGCTGACGACGCCTAACTACGCCTTTCGCTACATCACACGCGGCGATCTGCACCCCTATCCGGTGGTGGAGGATGGCGGGCATATGCGGCGCGGCTACACGCCGGAAATGCTCCGCGAACTGTGCGATCATGCCGGACTGCGCCTTGAGTCCGTCGGCTATTGCAGCGGGATTCTCAGCCAGCAGATCACACGGGGGTTTCGCCATCTCAGCCGCCGCCACGAACTGATCGGATGGGGGGCAACCTTTCCCTTGCGGGCGCTCCCCCCCCTTGCAGATCGCGCCCTCACTTGGCTTAGCGGCTACCCTTACCACACAATCTGCCTCATTGCCTACAAACCCCGCTTTTAG